The sequence ATCCATATATTTCCAGTTATCCTGGTTTTATGTTCGAGAACAACGATCTGGGAGATTATACCGTAAACTCCAAAGAAGATACCTCCAAGGGCGATGATGGGAACCACTATGTAACCATTTGATGCTATCTCAGGTGTTGAAAGGATGTTCAATATGGGCTTTGCCATAACCGTGAGTCCAAAGAATGTTGGAATTGAAACCATAAGGAAAAACTTTATGGAATGGTTCAAAAGGCGTTTCACATCATGTACACGGTTCTGGGCGTAGTACTTTGATAGAATTGGAAGAAGAACTGTGTAGAAAGGTGATAATATTAGGGATATGATGTTTCCAAGGAGGTAACCTGCAGAGTAGTAACCAACGAAGGACAGTCCAAGGAGCAACCCGATAACGTAACGGTCTGCTATGTCCAGAACCCAGAATGATATGTTGCTGGGTATGGTTGGTAGTCCGAAGTTCAAATATTCCCTTAGATTATTGAATTCAGGGATCTTGAAGCCGATCCTGGAGAGTATGGGCAGGTACATTATAACGAACGTGATGATCTGAGTTATCAGCACTGCAATCACAGCTCCAACAATCCCGTAGCTCATTGAAATGAAGATCGCAACCAGGATCACCATCAGATACGCCTGGGCGAATGTGAAGATGGAGTAAGTTTTCATCTCCTGGAAGGTTCTGAAGTAATCAAAAAAGAGCAGTATCAAACCATTCAAAAATATGACCAGGGATAGGATCACACTGATGAGGTAGTTGCCCTCAAAGAGCAGGTTTGCAATGGGCCTTCCGAGTAGGAGTATGAGTATTGAAACAGCTAAACTTCCAAAGAGGGCTGCAAATCCCAGGGAATAAAAAACTTCCCTTATCTCCCCCTGATCCTCTGCGGCTGCAAGGTATCTGACCATGGTGTAGGGCAACCCCAATGATGCTATAGCAGGGATTATGGTCATGGTGACTATGAACTGGTTCCATGCACCGTACTGGGATGCTGTCAGGTCCTGACTTAAAATTGGAAGTAAAACTAGGGGACTTAAACTTGCAAGTATGCTGCTTACACCCACAAGTCCAATTTTTTTAACGAATATCTTGTATTCCTGCAAGGATACACCAACCCTTTTGGGTCAGAGCTCATGTTCTTAAAAAGAGCTCATGTTCCTTAAAAAATATTTATTACTCATTAAAAAGTTCAATTTCTATAACAAGGTCACGAAAAACTATTGAAGATAAAATTCAGCTACAAAAAGTGATTATTATTGATAGAAACTATTGTTATGATGGATCATCCTTTTGGGATTGGTGCTTTTAGATTGCAAATATCATGATCAATATTATATTTATGTAAATGGTATCATTAAACATTTTTTACCTTTTTAAGGGAAACATCAAAATACAATATTTAAAAGATTTTTTTTATAAAAAGATTCAGGCTTTAGAAAACAGGATTTTTAGCTATAGAATTTATGGATATAATTTTAGAAGGAGTTAATTGTCTTAAAAAAAGTAAAAAGATGGGATAATGTATCCCAAATTACATTGGTGGCATTCCACCAGGCATTCCGCCCATTCCAGCAGCTGCCATTTCCTCTGGGCTTGGCTGTCCAGATTTGGAGGATGCTATCATATCATCGATCCTGAGGATCATCTCTGCTGCTTCTGCTGCAGACTGTATGGCCTGCTTTTTAACACGTTTTGGTTCAATGACGTTTGCAGCTTTCATGTCTGTTACATCGCCTTTGAACACGTTCAGTCCCATGTATGGGGATTTTTCGTGTGCAGACCTGAGGTCCACGAGTGCATCGATGCTGTCGAGACCTGCGTTTTCAGCCAGGGTCTTTGGTACAACTTCAAGTGCCTCTGCAAATGCAGATATTGCAAGCTGTTCCCTACCGCTTACTGTGTCAGCGTAGTCCTTTAATCCCTTGGATATTGCTATTTCAGGTGCACCTCCACCTGCAACAACCTGTCCATCTTCAACTGTTGCTGAAACAACACCTAACGCATCTTCAACTGCTCTTTCAACTTCTTCTGCAACGTGTTTTGTGCTTCCCCTGAGTATGAGGGACACTGCCTTTGGATCCTTGCAGTCTTCTATGAAGATCATGAGCTCGTCGAATATCTTCTTCTCGTGTACGCGGCCTGCTTCACCAAGGTCTTCAGGGGTGAGGTCGTCGATGTTGGTTACAACCTTTGCGCCTGTTGCCTTTTCCAGCCTTTCTATGTCGGATTTTCTGACCCTTTTAGCTGCAAGTATTCCTGCTTTTGCAAGATAATGTTGTGCAAGGTCGTCGATTCCCTTTTGGCAGAAGAGTACGTTTGCACCACTTGCAATGATCTTGTCAACCATGTCACGGATCATCTGTTCTTCCTGTTCGATGAAGGCTTGCATCTGTGATGGATCTGTTAAATTGATCTTAGCGTCAGTTTCAAGGTCTTTAACTTCAACTGGGTACTTGAGGAGTGCAATCTTAGCATCCTGCACTTCTTTTGGCATGGATGGGTCTAACCTACCTTTGTCAAGGACGACACCGTTGACTATTTCAGATTCAGCCACTGTTGCTCCCTGGATCCTCTGTATGTGTATGCTGTCCTTGTTTATTTCACCGTCTTCTTCAACCTGTTTAACAGCACTGACTATGAGCTCTGCTAATGGTTCCCTTGCAGTTTCGGTTCCTTTTCCTGTCATTGCAGTCATTGCAACCTGTTTGAGTGTTTCTCTGTCAGCTGCGTCAATTGCAATGTTGTTGAGGATTTCCTGTGCCTTTGCTGCTGCGTTCCTGTAACCCATCACAATGACTGTTGGGTGTATGTCCTGTTCAAGAAGAGCTTCTGCTTTTTTGAGGAGTTCTCCTGCGATTATGACTGCTGTTGTTGTTCCGTCGCCCACTTCATCTTCCTGGGTTTTTGCAACTTCAACCAGCATTTTTGCTGCAGGGTGCTGGATATCCATTTCTTTAAGGATGGTCACACCGTCGTTTGTTACAACAATATCTCCAAGTCCGTCCACAAGCATTTTGTCCATTCCTTTAGGACCTAATGTTGTTCTGACGGTCTCTGCAAGTACTTTACCTGCCATTATGTTCATTCTCTGAGCATCTCTTCCCAGAAGCCTTGAAGTATCTTCTGGTAATATTATAAGCTGTTGGCCTTGTCCACCTAATTGTGCCACATTATCATCTCCTAGTCTCTTGTAGTTTATCGATGGGTTAGAGGTTCTATAAATAGTTTGTGGTTAGAGGGGTTTTTTAGTGGTAGGGCTTTCATTGTGTGAGGTGTACAAATGAAATAGTTATCTTGGTTTGCATCTTATCATGGTGTTCATCAATTTCTGACACCATGAAACTAATCAAGAAAAAAATAATTGAAATAACCTAATCCTTGAATAAAAAATTAAAAACAGGATTTCAAAAAAAATCGAATGATGTTGATCACGGATTTTCATTGAAATGTTCTATTGCACTGTCAACAACCTTTATTATGGCATCTGGAAGGTTTTCAT is a genomic window of Methanobacterium congolense containing:
- the thsA gene encoding thermosome subunit alpha, coding for MAQLGGQGQQLIILPEDTSRLLGRDAQRMNIMAGKVLAETVRTTLGPKGMDKMLVDGLGDIVVTNDGVTILKEMDIQHPAAKMLVEVAKTQEDEVGDGTTTAVIIAGELLKKAEALLEQDIHPTVIVMGYRNAAAKAQEILNNIAIDAADRETLKQVAMTAMTGKGTETAREPLAELIVSAVKQVEEDGEINKDSIHIQRIQGATVAESEIVNGVVLDKGRLDPSMPKEVQDAKIALLKYPVEVKDLETDAKINLTDPSQMQAFIEQEEQMIRDMVDKIIASGANVLFCQKGIDDLAQHYLAKAGILAAKRVRKSDIERLEKATGAKVVTNIDDLTPEDLGEAGRVHEKKIFDELMIFIEDCKDPKAVSLILRGSTKHVAEEVERAVEDALGVVSATVEDGQVVAGGGAPEIAISKGLKDYADTVSGREQLAISAFAEALEVVPKTLAENAGLDSIDALVDLRSAHEKSPYMGLNVFKGDVTDMKAANVIEPKRVKKQAIQSAAEAAEMILRIDDMIASSKSGQPSPEEMAAAGMGGMPGGMPPM
- a CDS encoding flippase, with protein sequence MQEYKIFVKKIGLVGVSSILASLSPLVLLPILSQDLTASQYGAWNQFIVTMTIIPAIASLGLPYTMVRYLAAAEDQGEIREVFYSLGFAALFGSLAVSILILLLGRPIANLLFEGNYLISVILSLVIFLNGLILLFFDYFRTFQEMKTYSIFTFAQAYLMVILVAIFISMSYGIVGAVIAVLITQIITFVIMYLPILSRIGFKIPEFNNLREYLNFGLPTIPSNISFWVLDIADRYVIGLLLGLSFVGYYSAGYLLGNIISLILSPFYTVLLPILSKYYAQNRVHDVKRLLNHSIKFFLMVSIPTFFGLTVMAKPILNILSTPEIASNGYIVVPIIALGGIFFGVYGIISQIVVLEHKTRITGNIWIISAVLNLVLDVTLGFRFGIIGVAFTTLLVYIFSFLLTVFYSFRYIRCTFYFGFLTKSIGASILMAIALILLNPQRPLNIVLASVAAFIMYIIILRLIGGIRDHELVFFKSVAIDVLESIAKPFKKL